A window from Mangifera indica cultivar Alphonso chromosome 2, CATAS_Mindica_2.1, whole genome shotgun sequence encodes these proteins:
- the LOC123201333 gene encoding uncharacterized protein LOC123201333 translates to MEDFTKYVHSPAHLAVARRDYASLKHIVANLPRLAKAGEVNTEEESVAAELQADAVSAVIDRRDVPGRETPLHLAVRLRDPISAEILMAAGADWSLQNENGWSALQEAVCSREESIAMIIARHYQPFAWAKWCRRLPRIVASANRIRDFYMEITFHFESSVIPFIGRIAPSDTYRIWKRGSNLRADMTLAGFDGFRIQRSDQTFLFLGEGYTSEDGNVTLPPGSLIVLSHKEKEVTNALEGAGAQPTESEVAHEVALMSQTNMYRPGIDVTQADLVPHLNWRRQERTEMVGNWKARVYDMLHVMVSVKSRRVPGAMTDEELFAVEDEERLANGGDNDEFDDVLTAEERIQLDSALRTGNSDGLCEDDEHGVPGSQENGLGGPYENGETDTAAKEKKSWFGWSKKGTKNNSDDPEDSKLLKKFSKLAPEGSNQKPAANQKSSSEYPREDVGDLKKGKDKSSKKKKKKGPIGESKNESEYKKGLRPVLWLTPDFPLKTDELLPLLDILANKVKAVRRLRELLTTKLPHGTFPVKVAIPIVPTIRVLVTFTKFEELQPLEEFSTPLSSPAHFQDSKSKESEGSSSWISWMKGSRSGQSSDSDSHQYKDDIDPFLIPSDYTWVDANEKKRRMKAKKAKSKKHRKQAAAAKSGDGVHQASEEVEE, encoded by the exons ATGGAAGATTTCACCAAATATGTCCATAGTCCTGCTCATTTGGCAGTTGCACGCCGAGACTATGCTTCCTTGAAGCACATTGTTGCTAACCTCCCACGGCTTGCCAAGGCTGGGGAGGTTAATACTGAAGAGGAGTCTGTTGCTGCTGAGCTCCAAGCTGATGCTGTCTCGGCTGTCATTGATCGGCGGGATGTTCCTGGACGTGAAACCCCTTTGCACCTTGCAGTTAGACTGCGGGATCCAATCTCTGCAGAGATTTTGATGGCGGCCGGGGCAGATTGGAGCCTTCAGAATGAGAATGGTTGGAGTGCTTTGCAAGAAGCTGTTTGCTCAAGAGAGGAGTCAATAGCTATGATTATTGCTAGGCATTATCAGCCTTTTGCCTGGGCAAAATGGTGTCGAAGACTTCCACGTATTGTTGCCTCAGCAAATCGTATCCGTGATTTTTACATGGAGATAACTTTTCATTTTGAAAGCTCGGTCATTCCGTTTATTGGTCGCATTGCCCCATCAGATACTTATCGCATTTGGAAGCGTGGATCCAATCTCCGCGCAGATATGACCCTTGCTGGATTTGATGGCTTTCGCATTCAACGGTCGGACCAAACATTTCTCTTTTTAGGAGAGGGCTATACCTCAGAGGATGGTAATGTAACTTTGCCACCTGGTTCTTTGATTGTTCTTTCACATAAGGAGAAAGAAGTCACAAATGCTTTAGAAGGGGCAGGTGCACAGCCAACAGAATCAGAAGTTGCCCATGAAGTGGCCTTGATGTCTCAAACTAATATGTATCGACCTGGCATTGATGTCACTCAGGCTGACCTTGTTCCTCACTTGAATTGGAGGCGACAAGAGAGAACTGAGATGGTTGGAAATTGGAAGGCCAGAGTTTATGATATGCTTCATGTGATGGTTAGTGTGAAGTCAAGGCGGGTTCCGGGTGCTATGACTGATGAAGAACTTTTTGCcgtggaagatgaagaaaggTTGGCAAATGGTGGTGATAATGATGAGTTTGATGATGTATTGACGGCTGAGGAAAGGATACAATTGGATTCTGCACTTCGAACGGGAAACTCGGATGGTCTTTGTGAGGATGATGAACATGGGGTCCCTGGGTCTCAAGAAAATGGTTTGGGAGGCCCCTATGAAAATGGTGAAACTGATACTGCTGCTAAGGAAAAGAAGAGCTGGTTTGGTTGGAGCAAGAAAGGTACCAAGAATAACAGTGATGATCCCGAGGATTCAAAACTCTTGAAGAAATTCTCAAAGTTGGCACCAGAAGGTAGCAACCAGAAGCCAGCTGCTAATCAAAAATCTTCATCTGAATATCCGAGGGAGGATGTGGGTGATTTAAAGAAGGGAAAGGACAAAAgcagcaagaagaaaaagaagaaaggaccCATTGGTGAATCTAAGAATGAGAGCGAATATAAAAAAGGTTTGAGACCTGTCCTCTGGTTGACACCAGATTTTCCTCTAAAAACAGATGAGCTCCTGCCTTTACTTGACATATTAGCCAACAAGGTTAAGGCTGTTAGGAGACTTAGGGAGCTTTTGACCACCAAGCTGCCGCATGGAACATTTCCTGTCAAG GTTGCTATCCCTATTGTTCCAACTATTCGGGTCCTTGTTACTTTTACAAAATTTGAGGAGCTGCAGCCACTGGAGGAGTTTTCAACCCCTCTCTCCAGCCCAGCACATTTCCAGGATTCCAAGTCAAAAGAATCAGAAGGATCCTCCTCTTGGATTTCATGGATGAAAGGGAGTCGCAGTGGCCAGTCAAGTGATAGTGATAGTCACCAGTATAAGGATGATATTGATCCTTTCCTGATACCATCTGACTATACCTGGGTTGATGCCAATGAGAAGAAGCGCCGCATGAAAGCCAAGAAAGCCAAGAGCAAGAAACACAGGAAACAGGCAGCGGCAGCGAAAAGTGGCGATGGGGTACATCAGGCAAGTGAAGAAGTGGAAGAATAA